From the Oxalobacter vibrioformis genome, the window TCGGCAATGAAGCCGCACATGCCGAAGCCGCCTTCCCTGATCTGGCGCTGACCTGGATTTCTACCAGCGGTGGTGATGATCGCGTTTTTCTTGTTGAAGCCTCCCAATTGCGTTAACGCCGACGATCATGATCCGCTTTCAGCACGTCAACCTGATGCGAGGGACAAAATCCCTGCTGGAGCAGGCCGACGCCATCCTCAATCCAGGTGAAAAAATCGGCCTGATCGGGCCGAATGGTGCCGGGAAAACAAGCCTTTTTTCCCTCCTGAATGGCGAGTTGCATCCGGATCAGGGAGAAGTGGATTTTCCGGCAAGCTGGCGCATCTCATACGTCAGGCAGGAAATTCCGGCCCTTGAAAAGCCGGCACTGGAATATGTCATTGATGGCGATACCCACTTGCGGGAACTTCAATCAGAACTGGCCCGGCTCGAAACCGCACAAAACAGCACCGGCAATGGCCTGAGAATAGCCGAACTGCATACCAGCCTGGAAGAAGCGAATGCCTACACCGTCCACTCCCGCGCAGAGCAATTGCTGCTTGGGCTGGGCTTTACGCAGGAGGAACTGGGCCAGCCTGTTTCCACCTTTTCGGGGGGCTGGCGTATGCGCCTGAATCTGGCACAGGCACTGATTGCACCATCTGACCTGATGCTGCTGGATGAACCAACCAACCATCTGGATCTTGATGCCATCATCTGGCTGGAAGACTGGCTGAAACGCTATAGCGGCACGTTAGTCATCATCTCCCATGATCGGGATTTTCTGGATGGTATCGTCAACGTCATTTTACATATAGACGACAAGAAGCTGCGGCGGTACAACGGCAATTATTCCGCCTTTGAGCGCCAGCGCGCAGAACAGCTTGTTCTCATGCAAAGCGCGATTGAAAAACAGACAAAAAAACGCGCGCATCTGGAATCCTTCGTCCGGCGCTTCCGCGCCAAGGCCACCAAGGCGCGCCAGGCACAAAGCCGACTGAAAGCACTGGAAAAAATGGAAGCGCTGGCACCTTTGCGGGCTGCGGCGGAATTCTCCTTTGAATTCCGTGAACCGGAAAGTTCACCCAATCCACTGCTCGTCATGGAAGACATCAACGCCGGATATCCTGCATCAGATGAAAAAGGCGCAGCAACAACGATTCTAACTGACATCAATTTCTCACTACAAACCGGTGAGCGGA encodes:
- a CDS encoding ATP-binding cassette domain-containing protein, producing MIRFQHVNLMRGTKSLLEQADAILNPGEKIGLIGPNGAGKTSLFSLLNGELHPDQGEVDFPASWRISYVRQEIPALEKPALEYVIDGDTHLRELQSELARLETAQNSTGNGLRIAELHTSLEEANAYTVHSRAEQLLLGLGFTQEELGQPVSTFSGGWRMRLNLAQALIAPSDLMLLDEPTNHLDLDAIIWLEDWLKRYSGTLVIISHDRDFLDGIVNVILHIDDKKLRRYNGNYSAFERQRAEQLVLMQSAIEKQTKKRAHLESFVRRFRAKATKARQAQSRLKALEKMEALAPLRAAAEFSFEFREPESSPNPLLVMEDINAGYPASDEKGAATTILTDINFSLQTGERIGLLGVNGAGKSTFIKTIAGELLPLTGRFTTGKGLNIGYFAQHQVDMLRNDESPLWHLARIAPEAREQDLRNFLGGFLFPGTMATTPIAPLSGGEKARLALAIIVWQRPNLLLLDEPTNHLDLQTREALTDALAQFEGTLVLVSHDRHLLRATTDSFLIVSNGSLQPFDGDLDDYRNWLYQTRQGKEPDLPAQTVASSSESEISRRDQRRQEAEERQRLSALKKPIEERLKRIEREMEKLQPLKAAIDDQMSSPEIYAAQNKEKLKQLLVDQAYYAKALGDLEEEWLQRQEELEKIVR